The following coding sequences are from one Streptomyces dengpaensis window:
- the lysS gene encoding lysine--tRNA ligase, protein MPIVAQSTETTDWVSRYADEVIAESERRAPGEVTSVATAPVVVVASGLSPSGPIHLGNLREVMTPHLVADEIRRRGYTVRHLLSWDDYDRFRKVPVGIPGVDDSWSEHIGKPLTSVPAPKGSEYPNWAEHFKAAMITSLAELGVEYDGISQTEQYTSGAYRDQVLFAMKHRGDIDAVLAQYRTKKAPGKKQQKPLDEAEIEAAEGSGAAAEADGSSAAGYYPYKPYCGRCEKDLTTVTAYDDETTELTYTCTACGFSETVRLNEFNRGKLVWKVDWPMRWAYEGVVFEPSGVDHSSPGSSFQVGGQIVGIFGGKQPIGPMYAFVGISGMAKMSSSKGGVPTPADALQIMEPQLLRWLYVRRRPNQSFKIAFDQEIQRLYDEWDKLAGKVADGSVLPADAAAYARAVGTAAGELPETPRPMSYRTLASVADITAGHQDQALRILSELDPENPLTSLDEVRPRLDKAETWINTQVPAEERTVVRDEPDVELLTSLDDQGRDSLRLLLEGLEENWSLDGLTHLVYGVPKVQAGFAANATAKELPPEIKVAQRTFFALLYHLLVGRDTGPRLPTLLLAVGQDRVRKLLGA, encoded by the coding sequence GTGCCGATCGTGGCTCAGAGCACCGAGACCACCGACTGGGTCTCCCGTTACGCGGATGAGGTCATCGCCGAGTCGGAGCGTCGTGCCCCGGGCGAAGTGACATCAGTCGCTACCGCTCCGGTTGTGGTCGTCGCGTCCGGGCTCTCGCCCTCCGGGCCGATCCACCTCGGCAACCTCCGCGAGGTCATGACCCCGCACCTCGTCGCCGACGAGATCCGCCGCCGCGGATACACCGTGCGCCACCTGCTCTCCTGGGACGACTACGACCGCTTCCGCAAGGTCCCGGTCGGCATCCCCGGCGTCGACGACTCCTGGAGCGAGCACATCGGCAAGCCGCTGACCTCGGTGCCGGCCCCGAAGGGCTCGGAGTACCCGAACTGGGCCGAGCACTTCAAGGCCGCGATGATCACGTCGCTGGCCGAGCTCGGCGTCGAGTACGACGGGATCAGCCAGACCGAGCAGTACACCTCCGGCGCGTACCGCGACCAGGTCCTCTTCGCGATGAAGCACCGCGGTGACATCGACGCGGTCCTGGCGCAGTACCGGACCAAGAAGGCCCCCGGCAAGAAGCAGCAGAAGCCGCTTGACGAGGCCGAGATCGAGGCCGCCGAGGGGTCCGGCGCCGCCGCCGAGGCCGACGGCAGCTCCGCCGCCGGGTACTACCCCTACAAGCCCTACTGCGGCCGGTGCGAGAAGGACCTCACCACCGTCACGGCGTACGACGACGAGACGACCGAGCTGACGTACACCTGTACGGCCTGCGGTTTCTCCGAGACCGTCCGGCTGAACGAGTTCAACCGCGGCAAGCTGGTCTGGAAGGTCGACTGGCCCATGCGCTGGGCCTACGAGGGTGTCGTCTTCGAGCCGAGCGGTGTCGACCACTCGTCGCCGGGGTCGTCGTTCCAGGTCGGCGGGCAGATCGTCGGGATCTTCGGCGGCAAGCAGCCGATCGGCCCGATGTACGCCTTCGTCGGCATCTCCGGCATGGCGAAGATGTCCAGCAGCAAGGGCGGGGTCCCCACCCCGGCCGACGCCCTCCAGATCATGGAGCCGCAGCTGCTGCGCTGGCTGTACGTCCGCCGCCGCCCCAACCAGTCGTTCAAGATCGCCTTCGACCAGGAGATCCAGCGGCTGTACGACGAGTGGGACAAGCTCGCTGGCAAGGTGGCCGACGGGTCCGTCCTGCCGGCCGACGCCGCCGCGTACGCCCGTGCCGTCGGCACCGCCGCCGGGGAGCTGCCCGAGACCCCCCGTCCGATGTCGTACCGCACCCTCGCGTCCGTCGCCGACATCACCGCGGGCCACCAGGACCAGGCCCTGCGCATCCTGAGCGAACTCGACCCCGAGAACCCGCTCACGTCCCTCGACGAGGTCCGGCCCCGGCTCGACAAGGCCGAGACCTGGATCAACACGCAGGTCCCGGCCGAGGAGCGCACCGTCGTCCGCGACGAGCCCGACGTCGAGCTGCTCACGTCCCTCGACGACCAGGGCCGCGACTCGCTGCGCCTGCTCCTGGAGGGCCTGGAGGAGAACTGGTCCCTCGACGGGCTCACCCACCTCGTCTACGGCGTCCCCAAGGTCCAGGCCGGCTTCGCCGCCAACGCCACCGCCAAGGAGCTCCCGCCGGAGATCAAGGTCGCCCAGCGCACGTTCTTCGCGCTGCTGTACCACCTGCTCGTCGGGCGTGACACCGGGCCGCGTCTGCCCACGCTGCTGCTCGCGGTGGGACAGGACCGCGTGCGCAAGCTGCTCGGGGCCTGA
- the hemB gene encoding porphobilinogen synthase, with protein sequence MTKYGSFPGTRPRRLRTSPVMRRMVAETRLHPADLILPAFVREGVSEPVPIAAMPGVVQHTRDSLKKAAVEALEAGVSGIMLFGVPEDSKKDALGTPGTDPDGILQVAIRDVRAEVGDELLVMSDLCLDETTDHGHCGVLDAEGRVDNDATLERYAEMAQVQADAGAHVVGPSGMMDGQVGVIRDALDQTGHEDVAILAYTAKYSSAFYGPFREAVGSSLKGDRKTYQQDPANVRESMRELALDLEEGADMVMVKPAGPYLDILAKVADAVDVPVAAYQISGEYSMIEAAAEKGWIDRDKAVLETLTGIKRAGAQNILTYWATEVAQKLGAR encoded by the coding sequence ATGACGAAGTACGGATCCTTCCCCGGTACGCGGCCGCGGCGGCTGCGTACGTCGCCTGTCATGCGGCGCATGGTTGCCGAGACCCGCCTGCACCCCGCCGACCTCATCCTTCCCGCGTTCGTGCGGGAGGGCGTGAGCGAGCCGGTGCCGATCGCGGCGATGCCCGGGGTCGTACAGCACACGCGGGACAGCCTGAAGAAGGCGGCCGTGGAGGCGCTGGAGGCCGGGGTCTCCGGGATCATGCTGTTCGGCGTACCGGAGGACTCGAAGAAGGACGCCCTCGGGACGCCCGGGACCGACCCGGACGGGATCCTGCAGGTCGCGATCCGCGACGTACGCGCCGAGGTCGGCGACGAACTGCTCGTGATGTCCGACCTGTGTCTCGACGAGACGACCGACCACGGGCACTGCGGAGTGCTCGACGCGGAGGGCCGTGTCGACAACGACGCGACGCTGGAGCGGTACGCGGAGATGGCTCAGGTGCAGGCCGACGCCGGGGCGCATGTGGTCGGGCCCAGCGGGATGATGGACGGTCAGGTCGGGGTCATCCGTGACGCGCTCGATCAGACCGGGCACGAGGACGTCGCCATCCTCGCTTACACCGCCAAGTACTCGTCCGCCTTCTACGGCCCCTTCCGGGAGGCTGTTGGCTCGTCCCTGAAGGGCGACCGCAAGACGTACCAGCAGGACCCCGCCAACGTACGGGAATCCATGCGGGAGTTGGCCCTCGACCTCGAAGAGGGCGCCGACATGGTGATGGTCAAGCCGGCGGGGCCGTACCTGGACATCCTGGCCAAGGTCGCGGACGCGGTCGACGTGCCCGTCGCCGCGTACCAGATCTCCGGTGAGTACTCGATGATCGAGGCCGCAGCGGAGAAGGGCTGGATCGACCGCGACAAGGCCGTCCTGGAGACCCTGACCGGCATCAAGCGGGCCGGGGCCCAGAACATCCTCACCTACTGGGCCACCGAGGTCGCCCAGAAGCTGGGCGCTCGGTAG
- the argS gene encoding arginine--tRNA ligase, producing MASVTSLTASVHQRLADALSAALPEAGSADPLLRRSDRADFQANGILALAKKAKANPRDLATQVVERITTGDVIKDIEVSGPGFLNITITDRAITENLAQRYADGERLGVPVTEQPGTTVIDYAQPNVAKEMHVGHLRSAVIGDAVVQILEFTGESVVRRHHIGDWGTQFGMLIQYLIDHPHELDHKGGEVSGEEAMSNLNRLYKAARTVFDSDEEFKTRARRRVVDLQAGEPETLAMWQKFVDESKIYFYSVFDKLDMEIRDADVVGESGYNDMLDETCRLLEESGVAVRSDGALCVFFDDVKGPDGNPVPLIVKKSDGGYGYAATDLSAIRDRVFNLKANTLLYVVDARQSLHFKMVFETARRAGWLNDDVKAHQLAFGTVLGKDGKPFKTREGETVRLVDLLDEAIDRATAVVREKAEKVGLTEQEIEENGRYVGIGAVKYADLSTSAVRDYKFDLDQMVSLNGDTSVYLQYAYARIQSILRKAGEARPAAHPELELAPAERELGLHLDRFAETIAEVAQEYAPHKLAAYLYHLASLLTSFYDKCQVLSDDNPTEVVENRLFLVDLTARTLHQGMALLGIRTPERL from the coding sequence ATGGCCTCGGTCACGTCCCTCACCGCTTCCGTCCACCAGCGCCTCGCGGACGCCCTCTCGGCAGCCCTGCCGGAGGCCGGTTCCGCGGACCCGCTGCTGCGACGAAGCGACCGGGCCGATTTCCAGGCCAACGGGATCCTGGCCCTCGCGAAGAAGGCGAAGGCGAACCCGCGCGACCTGGCGACGCAGGTCGTCGAGCGGATCACCACGGGTGACGTGATCAAGGACATCGAGGTCTCCGGGCCCGGCTTCCTGAACATCACGATCACCGACCGGGCGATCACCGAGAACCTCGCGCAGCGGTACGCGGACGGCGAGCGCCTCGGCGTGCCCGTCACGGAGCAACCGGGCACGACGGTCATCGACTACGCGCAGCCGAACGTGGCGAAGGAGATGCACGTAGGCCACCTGCGCTCGGCCGTGATCGGCGACGCGGTGGTGCAGATCCTGGAGTTCACCGGCGAGTCCGTCGTGCGCCGGCACCACATCGGCGACTGGGGCACCCAGTTCGGCATGCTCATCCAGTACCTGATCGATCACCCGCACGAGCTGGACCACAAGGGCGGCGAGGTCTCCGGTGAGGAAGCCATGTCGAACCTGAACCGCCTGTACAAGGCGGCGCGGACGGTCTTCGACTCCGACGAGGAGTTCAAGACGCGGGCGCGGCGCCGGGTGGTGGATCTCCAGGCGGGCGAGCCCGAGACGCTGGCCATGTGGCAGAAGTTCGTGGACGAGTCGAAGATCTACTTCTACTCGGTCTTCGACAAGCTGGACATGGAGATCCGCGACGCGGACGTGGTCGGCGAGTCCGGCTACAACGACATGCTGGACGAGACGTGCCGCCTCCTGGAGGAGTCGGGCGTGGCGGTCCGCTCCGACGGCGCGCTGTGCGTGTTCTTCGACGACGTGAAGGGCCCGGACGGCAACCCGGTCCCGCTGATCGTGAAGAAGTCGGACGGCGGCTACGGCTACGCGGCGACGGACCTGTCCGCGATCAGGGACCGCGTCTTCAACCTGAAGGCGAACACTCTCCTGTACGTCGTGGACGCCCGCCAGTCCCTGCACTTCAAGATGGTCTTCGAGACCGCCCGCAGGGCCGGCTGGCTGAACGACGACGTCAAGGCCCACCAGCTCGCCTTCGGCACGGTCCTCGGCAAGGACGGCAAGCCGTTCAAGACCCGTGAGGGCGAGACGGTGCGTCTGGTCGACCTCCTGGACGAGGCGATCGACCGCGCCACGGCCGTCGTACGGGAGAAGGCCGAGAAGGTGGGCCTGACCGAGCAGGAGATCGAGGAGAACGGCCGGTACGTCGGCATCGGCGCCGTGAAGTACGCGGACCTGTCGACCTCCGCCGTACGGGACTACAAGTTCGACCTGGACCAGATGGTCTCGCTGAACGGCGACACGTCCGTGTACCTCCAGTACGCGTACGCCCGTATCCAGTCGATCCTGCGCAAGGCGGGCGAGGCGCGCCCTGCCGCCCACCCGGAGCTGGAACTCGCCCCGGCGGAGCGCGAGCTGGGCCTGCACCTGGACCGCTTCGCGGAGACGATCGCGGAGGTCGCGCAGGAGTACGCGCCGCACAAGCTGGCCGCGTACCTCTACCACCTGGCGTCCCTCCTGACCTCGTTCTACGACAAGTGCCAGGTCCTGAGCGACGACAACCCGACGGAGGTCGTCGAGAACCGCCTGTTCCTCGTCGACCTCACGGCCCGCACGCTGCATCAGGGGATGGCGCTGCTGGGAATCAGGACGCCCGAGCGCCTCTGA
- a CDS encoding DUF2637 domain-containing protein produces the protein MAAPIQLTRMHRVLIGVVVTGAVIIAGIGFAGSYAAVRELALKKGFGNFSYVFPIGIDAGICVLLALDLLLTWIRIPFPLLRQTAWLLTAATIAFNGAAAWPDPLGVGMHSVIPILFVVAVEAARHAVGRIADITADKHMEGVRLTRWLLSPVPTFLLWRRMKLWELRSYEQVIKLEQERLVYQARMRSRFGRAWRRKAPVESLMPLRLAKYGVPLAETAPAGLAAAGIEPALLPPAPKPELEAPAPLGTAADAAPAPQKAGPPGEQRRPDGDQPAQQPDYAQDQQLPEESPWFSAQAPQEIVYGGGYDPAYVPEEQYQQWYEEQQAQAYEPGPEETGSFPIPVTSGRTRQLGEGGVVEQLHPQAMPPEPQPEPLPIPTPREELTPLSDEKAQEERYYQVFRQSIDGSFPTPRVLGDNIEATYGETLSPSALKNLSDRFQNRFNLELEEDHIA, from the coding sequence GTGGCCGCGCCCATTCAGCTCACACGTATGCATCGGGTGCTCATCGGCGTGGTCGTCACCGGTGCGGTCATCATCGCCGGTATCGGCTTCGCCGGTTCGTACGCCGCCGTCCGCGAGCTCGCCCTCAAGAAGGGCTTCGGGAACTTCTCCTACGTGTTCCCGATCGGCATCGACGCGGGCATCTGCGTCCTCCTTGCCCTGGACCTGCTCCTGACCTGGATCAGGATCCCGTTCCCGCTCCTGCGCCAGACGGCATGGCTGCTGACCGCGGCGACGATCGCGTTCAACGGCGCGGCGGCCTGGCCGGACCCGCTGGGCGTGGGCATGCACAGCGTGATCCCGATCCTGTTCGTGGTCGCGGTCGAGGCGGCCCGGCACGCGGTCGGCCGCATCGCGGACATCACCGCCGACAAGCACATGGAGGGCGTCCGCCTCACCCGCTGGCTGCTCTCCCCGGTCCCCACCTTCCTCCTGTGGCGCCGCATGAAGCTGTGGGAACTCCGTTCCTACGAGCAGGTCATCAAGCTGGAGCAGGAACGACTCGTCTACCAGGCCCGGATGCGTTCCCGCTTCGGCCGCGCCTGGCGCCGCAAAGCCCCGGTGGAGTCGCTGATGCCGCTGAGGCTGGCGAAGTACGGGGTCCCGCTGGCGGAAACGGCACCCGCGGGGCTGGCGGCGGCCGGGATCGAGCCGGCGCTGCTGCCCCCGGCGCCGAAGCCGGAACTGGAGGCACCCGCGCCACTCGGCACAGCGGCCGACGCGGCGCCCGCCCCGCAGAAGGCGGGACCTCCCGGCGAGCAGCGCCGCCCCGACGGCGACCAGCCCGCGCAGCAACCGGACTACGCACAGGACCAGCAACTGCCGGAGGAGAGCCCCTGGTTCTCCGCACAGGCCCCCCAGGAGATCGTCTACGGGGGCGGCTACGACCCCGCGTACGTCCCCGAGGAGCAGTACCAGCAGTGGTACGAGGAGCAGCAGGCCCAGGCGTACGAGCCCGGCCCGGAGGAGACGGGCAGCTTCCCGATCCCGGTCACCTCAGGCCGCACCCGCCAGCTGGGCGAGGGCGGCGTGGTGGAGCAACTCCACCCCCAGGCCATGCCGCCGGAGCCCCAGCCGGAGCCGCTCCCCATCCCCACGCCGCGTGAGGAGCTGACCCCGCTCTCCGACGAGAAGGCCCAGGAGGAGAGGTACTACCAGGTGTTCCGTCAGTCGATAGACGGCAGCTTCCCCACGCCCCGCGTCCTCGGCGACAACATCGAGGCCACGTACGGCGAGACGCTCAGCCCCAGCGCCCTGAAGAACCTCTCGGACCGCTTCCAGAACCGCTTCAACCTGGAGCTGGAGGAGGACCACATCGCATAG
- a CDS encoding DUF4253 domain-containing protein codes for MATLPNPLPGLAADPSGRSLGLELPSGRLIDATYEGPWHEPLLWHADASAAPGGWAALEPARRTSGLLPLLIDIGGPQGGPEDWELTPGEVSYPGDHDAEEVLAEFWEDYAADELGADKDYPGKEKVVEIFGEPHPYEETVAPYGPAWPGLAPATERAADPDTRAAEIADSLADSGTWMKEPRLALVPARRSADIPAAIGWSGPVNYEGDVARLCAVLRSWEDRFGIRVVALTFDQLVLSVAAPPTTMAEAEAVAAEHFAFCPDNITQGDHETLRAYAAQEVLGKQAWSFWWD; via the coding sequence ATGGCGACACTTCCGAACCCGCTGCCCGGGCTGGCGGCCGACCCGAGCGGCCGCTCGCTCGGGCTTGAGCTCCCGTCCGGGAGACTGATCGACGCGACCTATGAAGGCCCGTGGCACGAGCCGTTGCTGTGGCACGCCGACGCGTCGGCCGCCCCCGGCGGCTGGGCGGCGCTCGAGCCCGCCCGGCGGACGTCCGGGCTGCTCCCGCTGCTCATCGACATCGGCGGCCCTCAAGGCGGCCCGGAGGACTGGGAGTTGACGCCCGGCGAGGTGTCGTATCCCGGGGATCACGACGCCGAGGAGGTGCTCGCGGAGTTCTGGGAGGACTACGCGGCGGACGAACTCGGCGCGGACAAGGACTACCCCGGCAAGGAGAAGGTCGTCGAGATCTTCGGGGAGCCGCATCCGTACGAGGAGACGGTCGCCCCCTACGGTCCCGCGTGGCCGGGCCTCGCCCCCGCCACCGAGCGTGCGGCCGACCCGGACACCCGCGCCGCCGAGATCGCCGACTCCCTTGCGGACAGCGGCACGTGGATGAAGGAGCCGCGCCTCGCGCTCGTCCCGGCGCGCCGCAGCGCGGACATCCCGGCGGCGATCGGCTGGTCGGGACCGGTGAACTACGAGGGCGACGTGGCGCGCCTGTGCGCCGTCCTGCGCTCCTGGGAGGACCGCTTCGGTATACGCGTCGTGGCCCTCACCTTCGACCAGCTGGTCCTGTCGGTGGCGGCCCCGCCCACGACCATGGCCGAGGCGGAGGCCGTCGCCGCCGAACACTTCGCCTTCTGCCCGGACAACATCACCCAGGGCGACCACGAGACGCTGCGCGCGTACGCGGCCCAGGAGGTGCTGGGCAAACAGGCGTGGTCCTTCTGGTGGGACTGA